One genomic segment of Oryzias melastigma strain HK-1 unplaced genomic scaffold, ASM292280v2 sc00318, whole genome shotgun sequence includes these proteins:
- the cdc26 gene encoding anaphase-promoting complex subunit CDC26 isoform X2 — translation MLRRKPTRLELKIDDMEEFEGVKKDLEARKRQREEAESGACGSAGIGVDLAGGGASASASTVTSRVELINERIGYKPHPKPATLPTLFGSLQF, via the exons ATGCTGAGGAGGAAGCCGACGCGCCTGGAGCTGAAGATCGACGACATGGAGGAGTTTGAGGGAGTCAAGAAGGATCTGGAG GCCAGAAAGCGCCAGCGTGAGGAGGCGGAGTCAGGAGCATGTGGTTCTGCTGGGATTGGCGTGGACCTCGctgggggaggagcttcagcATCAGCTTCCACTGTGACCTCGAGGGTGGAGCTTATCAATGAACGAATTGGCTATAAGCCCCACCCTAAACCAGCCACGCTACCGACGCTATTCGGAAGTTTgcagttttaa
- the cdc26 gene encoding anaphase-promoting complex subunit CDC26 isoform X1, with protein sequence MESACVGGRCWFRNPTMLRRKPTRLELKIDDMEEFEGVKKDLEARKRQREEAESGACGSAGIGVDLAGGGASASASTVTSRVELINERIGYKPHPKPATLPTLFGSLQF encoded by the exons ATGGAAAGCGCGTGCGTTGGAGGACGGTGTTGGTT CAGAAACCCGACGATGCTGAGGAGGAAGCCGACGCGCCTGGAGCTGAAGATCGACGACATGGAGGAGTTTGAGGGAGTCAAGAAGGATCTGGAG GCCAGAAAGCGCCAGCGTGAGGAGGCGGAGTCAGGAGCATGTGGTTCTGCTGGGATTGGCGTGGACCTCGctgggggaggagcttcagcATCAGCTTCCACTGTGACCTCGAGGGTGGAGCTTATCAATGAACGAATTGGCTATAAGCCCCACCCTAAACCAGCCACGCTACCGACGCTATTCGGAAGTTTgcagttttaa